Proteins from a genomic interval of Pseudomonas asplenii:
- a CDS encoding CitMHS family transporter, with amino-acid sequence MLTFLGFAMVITFMYLIMTKRLSALIALIIVPILFALFGGFGATIGKMMIEGITKLAPTGVMLMFAILYFALMIDSGLFDPAVRKILKLVKGDPLKVSVGTAVLALVVSLDGDGATTYMICVAAMLPLYSRIGMSPRIMAGLIILAGGVMNMTPWGGPTARAASALHVDPSDIFVPMIPAMCAGVLAILLIAYFYGKRERARLGELHILGDDIDHSEISVSQFPEARRPKLIWFNGALTLGLMCALIAGLLPLPVLFMVAFSIAMIVNYPCLQQQKDRIAAHAGSVLAVVGLIFAAGIFTGILSGTGMVDAMSKSLLAVIPPALGPYLAVITALASMPFTFFMSNDAFYYGVLPVLAEAASHYGISPVEMARASIVGQPVHLLSPLVPSTYLLVALAGIEFGDHQRFTLKWAVLVCLCILVGALLLGTFPLFGSL; translated from the coding sequence ATGCTGACTTTCCTTGGCTTCGCCATGGTCATTACCTTCATGTACCTGATCATGACCAAGCGCCTGTCCGCGCTGATCGCCCTGATCATCGTACCGATCCTCTTTGCCCTGTTCGGCGGCTTCGGGGCCACCATCGGCAAGATGATGATCGAAGGCATCACCAAGCTCGCGCCGACCGGCGTGATGCTGATGTTCGCCATTCTCTATTTCGCCCTGATGATCGACTCCGGCCTGTTCGATCCGGCCGTGCGCAAGATCCTCAAGCTGGTCAAGGGCGACCCGCTGAAGGTTTCGGTCGGCACCGCCGTGCTGGCCCTGGTGGTCTCGCTCGACGGTGACGGCGCCACCACCTACATGATCTGCGTCGCCGCCATGTTGCCGTTGTACAGCCGCATCGGCATGAGCCCACGGATCATGGCCGGGCTGATCATTCTTGCCGGTGGCGTGATGAACATGACCCCTTGGGGTGGCCCCACCGCCCGTGCCGCCAGTGCGCTGCACGTCGACCCCTCGGACATCTTCGTGCCGATGATCCCGGCGATGTGTGCCGGCGTGCTGGCGATCCTGCTGATCGCCTACTTCTACGGCAAGCGCGAGCGGGCCCGCCTGGGTGAGCTGCATATCCTCGGCGATGACATCGACCACAGCGAAATCAGCGTCTCGCAGTTCCCCGAAGCACGCCGGCCGAAACTGATCTGGTTCAACGGTGCCCTGACCCTGGGCCTGATGTGCGCGCTGATCGCCGGCCTGCTGCCGCTGCCGGTGCTGTTCATGGTCGCGTTCAGTATCGCCATGATCGTCAACTATCCTTGCCTGCAACAGCAGAAGGACCGTATCGCAGCCCATGCCGGCAGTGTGCTGGCGGTGGTCGGGCTGATCTTCGCAGCAGGCATTTTCACCGGCATCCTGTCCGGCACCGGCATGGTCGACGCCATGTCCAAGAGCCTGCTGGCGGTGATTCCACCGGCGCTCGGGCCTTACCTGGCGGTGATCACCGCACTGGCGAGCATGCCGTTCACCTTTTTCATGTCCAACGATGCGTTCTATTATGGCGTGCTGCCGGTACTGGCCGAAGCCGCCAGCCACTACGGCATCAGCCCCGTGGAAATGGCACGTGCCTCGATCGTCGGTCAGCCCGTCCACCTGCTGAGTCCACTGGTTCCATCGACCTACCTGTTGGTGGCGCTGGCCGGCATCGAATTTGGCGATCACCAGCGCTTCACCCTGAAATGGGCGGTGCTGGTGTGTCTGTGCATACTGGTGGGCGCATTGCTGCTGGGGACATTCCCGCTCTTCGGCAGTCTATAA
- a CDS encoding acetyl-CoA hydrolase/transferase family protein has product MYRDRIRLPSLSSKVMSAADAAALIQDGMTVGMSGFTRAGEAKAVPHALAERAKLQPLKITLMTGASLGNDLDKQLTEAGVLSRRMPFQVDSTLRKAINAGEVMFIDQHLSETVEQLRNKQLKLPDLAVIEAVAITEEGHIVPTTSVGNSASFAIFAKQVIIEINLAHNPNLEGLHDIYIPSYRPTRTPIPLVKVDDRIGSTAIPIDPAKIVAIVITEQPDSPSTVTPPDSDTQAIANHLIAFLKEEVADGRMTNKLGPLQAGIGNIANAVMCGLIDSPFEDLTMYSEVLQDSTFDLIDAGKLSFASGSSITLSSRRNSDVFGNLERYKEKLVLRPQEISNHPEVVRRLGIIGINTALEFDLYGNVNSTHVCGTRMMNGIGGSGDFARNAHLAIFVTKSIAKGGAISSVVPMVSHVDHTEHDVDILVTEIGLADLRGLAPRERARAVIDNCVHPQYRAALNDYFERACALGGHTPHILREALSWHMNLEETGKMLVD; this is encoded by the coding sequence ATGTACCGTGATCGTATTCGCTTGCCTTCTCTTTCCAGTAAGGTGATGAGCGCGGCTGACGCTGCCGCACTGATCCAGGACGGCATGACCGTCGGCATGAGCGGTTTCACCCGCGCCGGCGAAGCCAAGGCGGTGCCCCATGCACTGGCCGAACGCGCCAAGCTGCAGCCGCTGAAAATCACCCTGATGACCGGCGCCAGCCTGGGCAACGATCTCGACAAGCAACTCACCGAAGCCGGCGTACTGTCACGCCGCATGCCGTTCCAGGTCGACAGCACCCTGCGCAAGGCAATCAATGCCGGCGAGGTGATGTTCATCGACCAGCACCTGTCGGAAACCGTCGAGCAGTTGCGCAACAAGCAACTCAAGCTGCCGGACCTGGCAGTCATCGAAGCCGTGGCGATCACCGAAGAAGGGCATATCGTGCCGACCACCTCGGTGGGCAACTCGGCCAGCTTCGCGATCTTCGCCAAGCAGGTGATCATCGAGATCAACCTGGCGCACAATCCAAACCTGGAAGGCCTGCACGACATCTATATCCCCAGCTATCGCCCAACCCGCACGCCGATCCCGCTGGTCAAGGTCGACGACCGCATCGGCAGCACGGCGATCCCGATCGACCCGGCCAAGATCGTCGCCATCGTCATCACCGAGCAACCCGACTCGCCGTCCACCGTGACCCCGCCGGACAGCGACACCCAGGCCATCGCCAACCACCTGATCGCCTTCCTTAAAGAAGAAGTGGCTGACGGTCGCATGACCAACAAGCTCGGCCCGCTGCAGGCGGGCATCGGCAATATCGCCAACGCGGTGATGTGCGGCCTGATCGACTCGCCGTTCGAAGACCTGACCATGTATTCCGAGGTGCTGCAGGACTCGACCTTCGACCTGATCGACGCCGGCAAGCTGTCCTTCGCCTCCGGCAGCTCGATCACCTTGTCGAGCCGCCGTAACAGCGACGTGTTCGGCAACCTGGAGCGCTATAAAGAGAAGCTGGTGCTTCGTCCACAGGAAATCTCCAACCACCCCGAAGTGGTCCGTCGCCTGGGCATCATCGGCATCAACACCGCCCTGGAGTTCGACCTGTACGGCAACGTCAACTCCACCCATGTCTGCGGCACGCGGATGATGAATGGTATCGGCGGCTCCGGCGACTTCGCCCGCAACGCGCACCTGGCGATCTTCGTCACCAAGTCGATCGCCAAGGGTGGCGCCATCTCCAGCGTGGTGCCGATGGTCAGCCACGTCGACCACACCGAGCATGACGTCGACATCCTTGTCACCGAGATCGGCCTCGCCGACCTGCGCGGCCTGGCGCCACGGGAACGGGCGAGGGCAGTTATCGACAACTGTGTGCATCCGCAGTACCGCGCCGCACTCAATGACTACTTCGAACGCGCCTGCGCGCTGGGTGGCCATACTCCGCACATCCTGCGCGAAGCACTGAGCTGGCACATGAACCTGGAAGAAACCGGGAAAATGCTCGTCGATTGA
- a CDS encoding NAD(P) transhydrogenase subunit alpha, with protein MEELISPGIYNLIIFVLAIYVGYHVVWNVTPALHTPLMAVTNAISAIVIVGAMLAAALTVTPLGKIMGTLAVALAAVNVFGGFLVTRRMLEMFKKKAPKAVKEEAPKS; from the coding sequence ATGGAAGAGCTTATCTCCCCCGGTATCTACAACCTGATCATCTTCGTGCTGGCGATCTATGTCGGTTACCACGTGGTCTGGAACGTCACACCCGCGCTGCATACGCCGCTGATGGCGGTGACCAACGCCATCTCGGCGATCGTGATCGTCGGCGCCATGCTCGCCGCCGCCCTGACCGTGACCCCGTTGGGCAAGATCATGGGCACCCTGGCCGTGGCCCTGGCGGCGGTCAACGTGTTCGGCGGCTTCCTGGTGACGCGCCGCATGCTTGAGATGTTCAAGAAAAAAGCCCCGAAAGCCGTAAAAGAAGAGGCGCCCAAGTCATGA
- a CDS encoding DUF2388 domain-containing protein, protein MRTPLIAATLGLLLLADVASAHTLVATSNIIVRASGRTIDFTSDTTTSIRDSKVVREAHDDAASFVASRGEIRGAQLEAAFNALRTQVPEARDASDQTLAEAILAL, encoded by the coding sequence ATGCGTACCCCTCTGATCGCCGCGACCCTCGGCTTGTTGTTGCTGGCCGACGTAGCGTCGGCGCACACCCTGGTGGCCACCAGTAACATCATCGTCCGTGCCTCGGGTCGCACCATCGACTTCACCTCGGACACCACCACCTCGATCCGCGACTCGAAAGTGGTCCGCGAAGCCCACGACGACGCTGCCAGTTTCGTTGCCAGCCGTGGCGAGATCCGTGGCGCGCAACTGGAAGCCGCCTTCAACGCCCTGCGCACCCAGGTACCGGAAGCCCGCGACGCCAGCGACCAGACCCTCGCAGAAGCCATTCTCGCACTGTGA
- a CDS encoding DUF1127 domain-containing protein, translated as MERTLSSELFYENTATEAKASLPLRVLANLMLWQRRIASRHQLARLDARLLADAGISEAQRYEELSKPFWR; from the coding sequence ATGGAACGTACACTCAGTTCCGAACTGTTCTACGAAAACACCGCTACCGAAGCCAAGGCTTCCCTGCCTCTGCGCGTTCTGGCCAACCTGATGCTGTGGCAGCGCCGTATCGCCAGCCGCCATCAACTGGCTCGTCTGGATGCACGCCTGCTCGCCGACGCTGGCATCAGCGAAGCACAGCGCTACGAAGAGTTGAGCAAGCCGTTCTGGCGCTAA
- a CDS encoding Re/Si-specific NAD(P)(+) transhydrogenase subunit alpha codes for MHIGVPLETQTGETRVAATPETIKKLVGQGHTVTVQSGAGLRASVIDSAYEAAGASIGSATEAFGAELVLKVVAPSDDELTLIRTGTVLVGMLNPFSNEIIAKLAAQGITAFALEAAPRTSRAQSLDVLSSQANIAGYKAVLLAAHHYPRFMPMLMTAAGTVKAARVLILGAGVAGLQAIATAKRLGAVIEASDVRPAVKEQIESLGAKFVDVPYETDEERECAVGVGGYARPMPASWMQRQAAAVHERAKQADIVITTALIPGRKAPVLLSAETVAQMKPGSVVIDLAAAQGGNCPLTVADQVVVAHGVTIVGPTNLAGEVAADASALYARNLLDFLKLVFNKEKQFEVNLEDDIVAACLMCRDGQVIRKNA; via the coding sequence GTGCACATTGGTGTTCCCCTCGAAACCCAGACCGGTGAGACTCGGGTTGCTGCAACTCCGGAAACCATCAAGAAGTTAGTCGGCCAAGGCCATACGGTCACTGTTCAAAGCGGCGCCGGCTTACGTGCCAGCGTCATCGACAGTGCCTATGAAGCAGCGGGCGCCAGTATTGGCAGCGCGACCGAAGCTTTTGGCGCCGAGCTTGTGCTCAAGGTGGTGGCCCCAAGCGACGACGAACTGACGCTGATCAGGACCGGCACCGTACTGGTGGGCATGCTCAACCCCTTCAGCAATGAAATCATCGCCAAGCTGGCCGCCCAGGGTATTACGGCCTTTGCCCTGGAAGCCGCACCGCGCACCTCGCGCGCGCAAAGCCTCGATGTGCTCTCGTCCCAGGCCAACATTGCCGGTTACAAGGCGGTGTTGCTGGCCGCTCACCATTACCCGCGCTTCATGCCGATGCTGATGACCGCCGCCGGTACCGTGAAAGCGGCACGCGTGCTGATCCTCGGTGCCGGCGTAGCGGGACTGCAGGCCATCGCGACCGCCAAGCGCTTGGGCGCGGTGATCGAAGCCTCGGACGTACGCCCAGCGGTGAAGGAACAGATCGAATCCCTGGGTGCGAAATTCGTCGACGTGCCGTACGAAACCGACGAGGAACGTGAATGCGCAGTCGGCGTCGGCGGCTACGCCCGCCCCATGCCGGCCAGTTGGATGCAGCGGCAGGCCGCGGCCGTGCACGAGCGGGCGAAACAGGCCGATATCGTCATCACCACCGCTCTGATCCCGGGGCGCAAGGCACCGGTGCTGCTGAGCGCGGAGACCGTTGCGCAGATGAAACCCGGCTCGGTGGTCATCGACCTCGCCGCCGCCCAGGGTGGTAACTGCCCGCTGACCGTCGCCGACCAGGTGGTGGTAGCCCACGGCGTGACCATCGTCGGACCGACCAACCTCGCCGGCGAAGTCGCCGCCGATGCTTCGGCACTGTATGCGCGCAACCTGCTGGATTTCCTGAAGCTGGTCTTCAACAAGGAAAAACAGTTCGAAGTGAACCTTGAAGACGACATCGTCGCCGCGTGCCTGATGTGCCGCGACGGCCAGGTCATCCGCAAAAACGCCTGA
- a CDS encoding DUF2388 domain-containing protein yields MSRLRLLGTASLLCLAATAHASSFLVTTDAVVGALQATTDTTSDATSSLRDNKIVRAARDDAASFVASDGRIRGVKLESAFDTIRRQAPQLQASDAQLAQAILAI; encoded by the coding sequence ATGTCCCGTCTTCGCCTGCTCGGCACCGCCAGCCTGTTGTGCCTGGCCGCCACTGCCCATGCCAGCAGTTTCCTCGTGACCACCGATGCCGTGGTCGGCGCACTCCAGGCCACCACTGACACCACCTCCGACGCGACCTCGTCGCTGCGCGACAACAAGATCGTGCGCGCCGCCCGCGACGACGCCGCCAGCTTCGTCGCCAGCGATGGCCGGATCCGCGGCGTGAAGCTGGAAAGCGCCTTCGACACGATACGTCGCCAGGCCCCGCAACTTCAGGCCAGCGACGCACAACTGGCCCAGGCGATCCTGGCGATCTGA
- a CDS encoding DUF7844 domain-containing protein: MKPFAGWLLACALLLVGNAAQAGLQLQLKTDGLSPAEQRATQALLDEAIAHLPPSFIERLDRRVEMSWSTRMPDNAYGEASLVSEVELNRNLLPGLVDGSAATRKTNRPHGTVREEMLATVLHELTHIYDRARLWPDAERTLIQRCSRQSDNTGLVGLPDQCRGQTHRRFTLSDDPRLLDLAGWQQSVGTRGQREEHNKQIARSPDIYETTNPKEFVAVNMEYFLLDPAYACRRPALYRYYQERFGWAPPKKDTCATAFPFLNAGNDFGKTPLGKIDPERVYEVDYLLAEANQNWVSRWGHSMLRLVICAPGRPRGPDCRLDLDQHLVLSYRAFVNDVQLSTWGGLTGAYPSRLFVLPLAQVIDEYTKTELRSLASVPLKLSRREIEEVVEHAAEMHWSYDGNYYFVTNNCAVETLKLLRSGTDNAQLKGLDSIMPNGLLEVLKGRGLADTSVLDDPREALRLGYRFDSYRDRYQAMFEVLKKHLPIKQDTVEDWLTLRPEARRPWFAQADLRTSAALLLLEQAGYRRQLLLAQDEVKQKYLGGRDLKDGGMDQANRTLQAILANSGFLSRPAELLGSGGYGLPQPGEWQRLEAESSQRQQQLQRLTGDLDKEVRKLLDPAREAEIEASEANLKIVGEHLRSLHKAAGGLELP, translated from the coding sequence GTGAAGCCATTTGCCGGCTGGCTGCTGGCCTGCGCGCTGTTGCTTGTCGGCAACGCGGCCCAGGCCGGCCTGCAATTGCAGCTCAAGACCGATGGCCTGAGCCCGGCCGAGCAACGCGCCACCCAGGCGCTGCTGGATGAGGCCATCGCGCACTTGCCGCCCAGCTTCATCGAGCGGCTGGACCGACGCGTCGAAATGAGCTGGTCCACCCGGATGCCGGACAACGCCTATGGCGAGGCATCCCTGGTCTCGGAAGTCGAGCTCAACCGCAACCTGCTGCCCGGCCTGGTCGACGGTTCGGCGGCAACCCGCAAGACCAATCGCCCCCACGGCACCGTGCGCGAGGAAATGCTCGCCACCGTCTTGCACGAACTGACCCATATCTACGATCGCGCCCGCCTGTGGCCCGACGCCGAGCGCACGTTGATCCAGCGCTGCAGCCGCCAGAGCGACAACACCGGCCTGGTCGGTCTGCCCGATCAATGTCGGGGCCAGACCCATCGCCGCTTCACCCTCAGCGACGACCCGCGCCTGCTGGACCTGGCCGGCTGGCAGCAGTCGGTCGGTACCCGGGGTCAGCGCGAGGAACACAACAAGCAGATCGCACGCAGCCCGGATATCTACGAGACCACCAATCCCAAGGAGTTCGTCGCGGTCAACATGGAGTACTTCCTCCTCGACCCGGCCTATGCCTGTCGCCGCCCGGCGCTGTACCGCTATTACCAGGAACGTTTCGGCTGGGCCCCGCCGAAAAAGGACACCTGCGCCACGGCTTTCCCGTTCCTCAACGCCGGCAACGACTTCGGCAAGACGCCCCTGGGCAAGATCGACCCCGAGCGAGTCTACGAAGTCGACTATCTGCTGGCCGAAGCCAACCAGAACTGGGTCAGCCGCTGGGGCCACAGCATGCTGCGTCTGGTGATCTGCGCGCCCGGCCGGCCACGCGGGCCGGACTGCCGGCTGGACCTGGACCAGCACCTGGTGCTGTCCTACCGCGCCTTCGTCAACGACGTGCAGCTCTCGACCTGGGGCGGCCTGACCGGCGCCTATCCATCGCGGCTGTTCGTACTGCCGCTGGCCCAGGTCATCGACGAATACACCAAGACCGAACTGCGCAGCCTGGCCTCGGTGCCGCTGAAACTGTCACGGCGGGAAATCGAGGAAGTGGTCGAGCACGCCGCCGAAATGCACTGGAGCTACGACGGCAACTATTACTTCGTGACCAACAACTGTGCGGTCGAAACCCTCAAGCTGTTGCGCAGCGGCACCGACAACGCCCAGCTCAAGGGCCTGGACAGCATCATGCCCAACGGCCTGCTGGAAGTGCTCAAGGGCCGCGGACTGGCAGACACCAGCGTGCTCGACGACCCGCGTGAAGCCCTGCGCCTGGGCTATCGCTTCGACTCCTACCGGGACCGTTACCAGGCGATGTTCGAGGTGTTGAAAAAACATCTGCCGATCAAACAGGACACCGTCGAGGACTGGCTGACCCTGCGTCCTGAAGCACGCCGCCCCTGGTTCGCCCAGGCCGACCTGCGCACCAGTGCCGCCTTGCTGCTGCTGGAGCAGGCGGGTTATCGCCGACAACTGCTGCTGGCCCAGGACGAGGTCAAGCAGAAGTACCTCGGCGGACGTGACCTCAAGGATGGCGGCATGGACCAGGCCAACCGCACGCTACAGGCGATCCTGGCCAACAGCGGCTTCCTCAGCCGCCCGGCGGAATTGCTCGGCAGCGGCGGTTACGGCCTGCCGCAGCCGGGCGAATGGCAGCGCCTGGAGGCCGAGAGCAGCCAGCGCCAGCAACAGTTGCAACGTCTGACCGGCGACCTCGACAAGGAAGTGCGCAAGCTGCTCGACCCGGCCCGCGAGGCCGAGATCGAAGCCAGCGAAGCCAACCTGAAGATCGTCGGCGAACACCTGCGCAGTCTGCACAAGGCAGCGGGCGGCCTGGAGTTGCCCTGA
- a CDS encoding DUF2388 domain-containing protein, giving the protein MRSLSLLLIALSWITQAHAFDMTTQGVVVSGYVTSQVTTAPFDHKLILAARDDAASFVASDGQVRGAQLESALNWLRHSQPKLHASDLELAEAILVQ; this is encoded by the coding sequence ATGCGTTCATTATCCTTACTGCTCATAGCCCTCAGCTGGATCACTCAGGCCCACGCATTCGACATGACGACACAAGGCGTCGTGGTCAGTGGTTATGTCACCAGTCAGGTGACCACCGCGCCCTTCGACCATAAACTGATACTGGCGGCCCGAGATGATGCCGCCAGCTTTGTCGCCAGCGACGGCCAGGTGCGGGGAGCACAGCTGGAGTCGGCCTTGAACTGGTTACGCCACAGCCAGCCAAAACTTCATGCAAGCGACCTTGAACTGGCCGAGGCAATTCTCGTCCAATAG
- a CDS encoding TerC family protein, translating to MDWLTNPEIWVAFFTLTALEIVLGIDNIIMISILVSRMPKHMQQRTRIFGLALAMITRILLLLSITWVMRLTDDLFVVLGQGISGRDLILFFGGLFLLWKSSQEIYHGLEGEDEATGDGPAGKGGNFLYTIIQIAIIDIVFSLDSVITAVGMVSHVPVMVAAIIVAVLVMMLASRAIGDFIDKHPSLKMLALSFLIVVGTVLIAEAFDVHVPKGYVYFAMAFSLAVEAINIKMRTAMAKKKAQQDPVKLRKDVPGQ from the coding sequence ATGGATTGGCTGACCAACCCGGAAATCTGGGTTGCCTTCTTTACCCTGACCGCCCTGGAAATTGTCCTGGGCATCGACAACATCATCATGATCTCGATCCTGGTCAGCCGCATGCCCAAGCACATGCAGCAGCGCACCCGGATCTTCGGTCTCGCCCTGGCGATGATCACGCGGATCCTCCTGCTGTTGTCGATCACCTGGGTCATGCGCCTGACCGACGACCTGTTCGTGGTCCTCGGCCAAGGCATCTCCGGACGCGACCTGATCCTGTTCTTCGGTGGCCTGTTCCTGTTGTGGAAGAGCTCCCAGGAGATCTACCACGGTCTGGAAGGCGAAGACGAAGCAACCGGGGACGGCCCGGCAGGCAAGGGCGGCAACTTCCTCTACACGATCATCCAGATCGCGATCATCGACATCGTGTTCTCCCTCGACTCGGTGATCACTGCCGTGGGCATGGTGTCCCATGTGCCGGTGATGGTCGCGGCAATCATCGTCGCGGTGCTGGTGATGATGCTCGCCTCGCGGGCCATCGGTGACTTCATCGACAAGCATCCGTCGCTGAAGATGCTCGCGCTGTCGTTCCTGATCGTGGTCGGCACCGTGCTGATCGCCGAAGCCTTCGACGTGCACGTCCCCAAAGGCTACGTCTACTTCGCCATGGCGTTCTCCCTGGCGGTCGAGGCGATCAACATCAAGATGCGCACCGCGATGGCGAAAAAGAAAGCCCAGCAGGATCCGGTGAAACTGCGCAAGGATGTTCCGGGTCAATAA
- a CDS encoding NAD(P)(+) transhydrogenase (Re/Si-specific) subunit beta: protein MSMNLVTTLYLIASVCFIQALKGLSHPTTSRRGNLFGMLGMALAIATTVGLVFKLGSELAVNGIGYVIVGLLIGGSAGSIMAKRVEMTKMPELVAFMHSMIGLAAVFIAIAAVVEPQSLGIVKQLGDSIPAGNRLELFLGAAIGAITFSGSVIAFGKLSGKYKFRLFQGAPVQFGGQHKLNLLLGLATLGLGLTFMFTGNLTAFALMLALAFVLGVLIIIPIGGADMPVVVSMLNSYSGWAAAGIGFSLNNSMLIIAGSLVGSSGAILSYIMCKAMNRSFFNVLLGGFGNAPDAGGPAGSKEARPLKSGSADDATFLLTNADTVIIVPGYGLAVARAQHALKELTEKLTHRGVTVKYAIHPVAGRMPGHMNVLLAEAEVPYDQVFEMEDINSEFGQADVVLVLGANDVVNPAAKNDPKSPIAGMPILEAFKAKTIIVNKRSMASGYAGLDNELFYLDKTMMVFGDAKKVIEDMVKAVE from the coding sequence ATGAGCATGAACCTGGTAACGACGCTCTACCTGATCGCGTCGGTCTGCTTCATCCAGGCCCTCAAGGGCCTTTCGCACCCGACCACGTCGCGGCGCGGCAACCTGTTCGGCATGCTCGGCATGGCCCTGGCGATCGCCACCACGGTCGGCCTGGTGTTCAAGCTCGGCTCCGAGCTGGCAGTCAACGGCATCGGCTATGTGATCGTCGGCCTGCTGATCGGCGGTAGCGCCGGCTCGATCATGGCCAAGCGCGTGGAAATGACCAAGATGCCCGAGCTGGTGGCGTTCATGCACAGCATGATCGGCCTGGCGGCGGTGTTCATTGCCATTGCGGCGGTGGTCGAGCCGCAGTCGCTGGGTATCGTCAAACAGCTGGGTGACTCGATTCCGGCGGGTAACCGCCTGGAACTGTTCCTCGGCGCAGCGATTGGTGCCATTACCTTCTCCGGTTCGGTGATCGCCTTCGGCAAACTCTCGGGCAAGTACAAGTTCCGCCTGTTCCAGGGCGCACCAGTACAGTTTGGCGGGCAGCACAAGCTGAACCTGCTGCTGGGCCTGGCGACACTCGGCCTGGGCCTGACGTTCATGTTCACCGGCAACCTGACGGCCTTCGCCCTGATGCTGGCACTGGCCTTCGTGCTCGGCGTGCTGATCATCATCCCGATCGGCGGCGCCGACATGCCGGTGGTGGTGTCGATGCTCAACAGCTATTCCGGCTGGGCGGCGGCGGGTATCGGCTTCTCGCTGAACAACTCGATGCTGATCATCGCCGGCTCGCTGGTAGGTTCGTCCGGTGCGATCCTCTCGTACATCATGTGCAAGGCGATGAACCGTTCGTTCTTCAATGTACTGCTCGGCGGGTTCGGCAATGCGCCGGATGCCGGCGGCCCGGCGGGTTCGAAAGAGGCGCGGCCGCTGAAATCCGGCTCGGCCGACGACGCGACCTTCCTGCTGACCAACGCCGACACCGTGATCATCGTGCCCGGCTACGGCCTGGCGGTGGCCCGTGCCCAGCACGCACTGAAGGAACTGACGGAAAAACTGACCCACCGGGGCGTCACCGTGAAGTACGCCATCCACCCGGTTGCTGGTCGTATGCCCGGGCACATGAACGTGCTGCTGGCCGAGGCCGAGGTGCCTTACGACCAGGTGTTCGAGATGGAGGACATCAACTCCGAGTTCGGCCAGGCCGACGTGGTGCTGGTACTGGGGGCCAACGACGTGGTCAACCCGGCGGCGAAGAACGATCCGAAGTCGCCGATTGCCGGCATGCCGATCCTCGAGGCCTTCAAGGCCAAGACCATCATCGTCAACAAGCGCTCGATGGCCAGCGGCTACGCAGGCCTGGACAACGAACTGTTCTACCTCGACAAGACCATGATGGTCTTCGGCGACGCGAAGAAAGTTATCGAAGACATGGTCAAGGCCGTCGAATAA